The nucleotide window TGAGAAAACCCTTTCTGCAGCGATTCTGATTTGATCGGAATCAAACATGGTTGAGGCGGCGTTGAATGGTTTGAGGGTGAGGAAATGATTAGAGATGGTGCTGCAACGGCTGGTGGTGGTGATTTTCCAGAGCTCCGCTAGGGTTATGGCGGCGGGAATCGATGGTGGCGGCGGATAGGTGAGAGAAAgaaggagagagagagggggttAAGTCATAGTCATGGTTCTCAGAGATAGAACAGATGAAAGAGGGAGTAGAAGAAGTTTGCTGCACGCAGAAGGAAAGGAAATGGGAATGGAGATGGATGTGAATATGTGTGTATTGGAAAAATGCAATGTTTTGCGTCATTGATAAGGGGTTAGATATTTTAGGCGGTGGTGGAGCTTGAGGAAGAGAGAAAGCGGTGCTGAATACAGAGAGGGGGAGAGAGAAAGCTTTGGAAAATACACTTTAGAAGGGAAAAGAAAGAGGCACAAAACAATGTATACCCCGTTTTCCAAAACAATGTATAGGCACAAAACACTGGGGGCATCAGCCCTCTTTtattaccaaaaataaataaataacactaCAAAATTATAAGTTGGCATTGTTCATCTACTTCATCTTTAAGCACCTCATGAATAAGGTTACCATCATAGCAACAATATTTTGAGGTTTTAGTCCATCTTTCGGCACCTATATAGAATTTGTCACAAGAACTGAAAGTAATTTGCTTGAGCGAATTCACATTCCTCAATAGATGACTGGCTAACTCAATCACGTCCATGGTGCAAACACAACCACGTAACTCGAcatatttcaaataattatgaaaaaacTTTCCATGTTCTCTTCTTTGCCTATGAGATCCATCCACATGTGAATTTCTAatctgaaaattgaaaatacagATATCATGATTttacatatataaattttttaaaataccaTCAGACATATACCAactcttagaaatcgtggttgggcctaacacaaccccacaaaactggATTGTGTGGTGAAGATTCCCCCCGACTTAGAAACACATGTTCAGGTCATCGTTTATCCGAAGTAGAACTCTTTAAAGTAAATAAgttttaatttgtaaatttcTTGATATATGTAAACACCACATTGTGAACATTAAATaaggtaaacaaaatttataatttcataatatttaGATATAACTATTGAAAAAAACTAATATCCATCAAAAAATAGgttataactttttataaaatgaaaatcctaaaaaataaaaggttgaATAACTTACTGTCAGAGAAAGTTTTCTGAGATGCTGAGAAGCCATTATAATATCTAAAATCCAAAAGTAGTCCATATTAGGATCACATGCTCCCTCGATTAATAACTCCAATTGTTGAAGGTTTTGAAATTGAACCAAGACCTTCGTTAAGTTCGCTATCTGTTTACACCAGTAATatttaaagtaaattaaaaataaaaataaaaactaatgagacgattaattaaaagaaaccaAGGCAACCAAtagcaggaaaaaaaaaaaaaaaaagcttgtgGCGAAAGTTGCAACATGACTTCTGAGTGTGTTGAATGCAATGCAatgaaaacaagagaaaactaAGAACGCGAATAAAAGAGCATTAGAGCATTAgaagaaacataaaaacaaaaacacatcaTTCTCTTAAAACCCAGTATCATCGCCCTAGACATTGCCACTCGGTTGTATTGCCATGTTGGGATTGAGAATTTCAGTTCTCACCAAAATCCATCACTTTGTTGCAGCAATGAAACAGTAATGTGAAGCCTCATTGCAAGACCCAAATttgaaggggaaaaaaaaaattctaaaaaaactCAACTCCAGACTTCCGATTCTCTCTTTCCCTGTGTGTTTGTTAGGCGTTTGTAGGTAATGGATGCATCACTACAATCAAAACAATTTCATCATGAATCAATTCTTATCCACAACCAGAAGAATATTATTCCAAAAAATTTGCATCTGGATTGGGGGTTTAGGTTTGTGTTTTTTcagatttagttttttttaggttcAAGAGAAGTTGATATAAATTTGTgggtttcaaaaaaaattatgggttTTTATAATTATGGAGGACTAAaacttcttttatatttttacaaaaaaaaaaaaaaaaacaaggattcCAAAAGAGCATTAAAACAtgtatgtttggataaacagtatgcagcttatagcacaggcacttatcatgataaacacttacacataagctatttttatagaaatagataaaataaagttaaattgtttgtgTATAtgttataagctatttttataagttatatTAAAGAAAGCtcataaaaattgtcataagttgttttcataggTTCTCACGAACAGTCTCGTAAAacttatgccagtagataagctcaaataagccaatccaaacatgccTATATTTTCGAATGGCAGCAGTGCCACAATGCAATATACCACTATGTCGATTTTGGGACAAAATGTTACGCGCCACTATCAAAGGTTGACAACATACATATAAATAAACATCATAATTAGGTTTTGACTGACTCACCTGTGAAGGCATCATGATCATAGCTAAATTCTGAACATGACGTGATCTTGGAATTGCACCAAAGAGATGATGTGGATATCTCTCTTCCTTAGTTGCATTCCAAAAAACCTTCAATAACCTTGGAGCTTTAACATGAAGTTCCCTTGTGTAGCCACTATATTCAAAGGATGAGAGATTCAATGCAACAACAGTTATCTCATCTGGAGTGAGATGTTTATAGCCACAGtcaattattttcaaatgaCGCAGCTTTCGGCTTGTAATAGTCAAATCATACATGATACGACAATTCTTGAAGGTGACATCCTCAAGTTGGCAACATTTAGAAAACAACTTAGGCACGATGAATTCACATAAACATTCAAGAAGTCCATCCAACACAATAGTTGTCACATTTTTTAATCCAGAAAATCCAACTggtttaaaaattctaaatatttcacCACCGGTGAAGCTAAACTTGGACAACATATGAGCCTCAATTTTTATTGGGTGTACTTGACAATCAATACAAGAAGAATACTGAAAAGATGAGAGATTTGGCGCAGAGATGTCTATTTTCTTCCTCTCTTGAATGCTAATCCCACAGTTAACAATGTTCAAATGAAACAATGTTGAACTGGTTATTTGTATGTCAGAGATGAAGTTACAGTTATCAAGGGTGAAGTCTACAAGATGGATGCAGTTGGAAAATAGGCCCCGAAACATATCTTGACTCACATCAATTATATGCAACACAAGAGTTCTCAAATTCTTGAATCCAGAGAAGTCCATTGGTGCTACTAGGAGGCATTTCTCTAGGTGCAGATGTGTGAGAGAGTATGTGTCAGATAAGAGAGTAAAGGGAAATTTGTATGGCTccccttcaaaaataaaatcagtaGTATAATTAGTTTCGTTCGAGAATAGCAGTTCAATACGTTTGGCACCCTTAGCAATTCCTTTGGAAATCAATTTGTCAATGACATCCCTATGTTGGTCACCTAATGGAAAATTTACTCGGATTGAATGGATCATGGCACCTTGGTAATGCATCATGAATTGATCCAATATTGTGGCAAATTGAGATTGGAGAAGTGGAAAGTTTTTTGGCAACTCTTGAATTGTATTATAGTGAAACATGTTTTGGAGATCAAAGTTGAGGTCTGTACGGAAACCCCATTCGTGAAGCCATTGTTTCGACAATGTGCTAGTTTTTACCAAATCTTTCATACTTAACTTGGAAAAGATGTAAGATACAATACAATCAGGCAACTTGCTCTTGAGATTTTCACACCTCTTCATTGCTGCTGCACACGAAGCACAAGCATTAGAATTAGAATTAATAGCATTTGAAAAGGATTACAAAACAACAGATCCAGGCACTTACTGGGTAGATGAACGACTTTAAAGAAAACGCCGAGTTTTGGACCGAGAGGCTTGGATGGAGAGTTAGGTTTTCTTGTTCTAGATTTGTCGTCAGAAAGTAAATCTATTTTATTAGGAGTACTCTTactaatatttagtttttttcacaaaaattatgTACGTTTCAATTTGGTAAATTACAGAATTCATCACTTAACTTAAAATTTCAGGGAACACTTTTGTCCTTTATCTTCTTCTAtcgatttaattattttataatcaaGTAAGGTTTTTGTTCaataatcacaaaaatattgaataaacGATCAAATATTGTATTCCCCACTATAATTCTTACAAATCATAGCATAAAATTCCCGCTACCATATGATATGCATATCTAAGAGGATTTGAAAAGGATTACAAAACAACAGATCCAGGCACTTACCAGGTAGATGAACAGACTTTAGAGAAAACGCTGATTGTGAAGCTTCGTTCCGAGTTTTTGATAGTGACGGCTTTGGATGGAGAGTTAGGTTTTCTTTCTTCTCAGAGAGAGAGAGGCGTATTACTTTCTTCTCGTCTAACACGATTGTACTTAGCAAATCTATTTGAGATTTCCTTTGagaaaattacttttttcacatgtcttttttttttaaacacaatGAAAATACATTTTTGCCCCCAATGATAGTTAACCGTACAGTTGCCTCAGCTGCACTtgagtagagctgtcaaaacgggccggccctagCGGGCTTCAGCCTTTAGCGAGTCGGtccaaaaagcccggttgacaaaacgggcttgaaatatactacccgagcccggccctacacgggccgcgggctaaacaggccggcccgtattaaaaattatatttttatttttattttaaaaagtactataaaacagtactataatttttttataaataatatttttaatatgtttaaataatgtctagcaaaatagtaaattgtaaacattttcgtacaaacgtcgtaaactaaaacgacgaggaaaatgattttaaataaattagatatgttatggttatagatatttatatattcgatctttaaaactataaataacgaaatgaacATGCTTTTATATCATTTGCAAAGTGGCTAAACATGAGAAAGCGtgttctgacaatcaacatgcttttatatcatttgcttttgacactttCGGGTTCCTAGCACCAGAggttgttgaccttctacatagagttTAAAAGGTCATGCATGACAATGTCATGTCACCTAGGTCAATAAATATAGTGTTTACGAGGATTGGTTTTGCCATCCAAAAGACTTGGCGACATAGTTTATTGTCCGCTTGTCTTCTATTCAAatgtaaataatatataatactGTTAATGTTGTATCTACAAtcatgaatctaaaaagtatatttttgtgGAGGGTGTATTTTCTGTTGATAAATAATTCGCGACAAAATACGTTTACTCGTAATGTTTAAGGCAGAATATGCGAATATCGTAAGTACATAACATGATCCTTACAATGAAACCGAAATATACAAATGTGAAATTTATGTGCCAAGGCAGAACAAGCTGATCAATTTTAGAATTGAGAAATGGCAAGAGTCATTTTATTGAGGGATTAATAGTGTTTGCAAACAATAATTTCAACGGTGATCAACTTGTAAGTGCTTGTTTGTTTGGTTTAGTATTTGAATGTGACTTATATTGCCTTTGTTCGATTGTTGAAGGCAGCTGacttcttttttaattgtcttCTTGGCGGGTATGTGAAGGGCATTAGATAGCATTTTCATATCAACCAACTTGATTATCTCCTTAGGATGACGGTTAGCATACACAACCAACTCTTTTTGGGTACcatacaattttctttttcaacctTTAACAACAGGTGAACCGGTTTTATGTCTAATACTAAATTGACCCTTTTTGTTGTTTAAACTAAAATACCTCCTCAAAACAACATAATATACTACTTTTGACCAAATTCACTTCtccatgtttttttaattaattgttcagAAATCATTATGCTTTTTAAACAATATGAGATTCTAAGTTGCCTCTTCATTAGGACGGTGGATCTTACTGTAAGAGGAATGACCATGAcacccctcaattttttttattttttttttttaatattcttctACGGCAGCGCTCTCTGTGTCACTGTGTACTTCTGCTCCCTCGGATAGCACTTGGGCGATATAGAATTGGTGACATTGACCAACCACACTGTCACAAGtggctctctctctctctctctctctctctctctctctccgaGTCTTCCTTCTCAATCACTGAAATGGtcagttgtaacaccccgttttcccaatataaaaatttcttaaatcatatatcagagtaagcatcttaaacaacgggatatcacataaaacataatccaaaacagttaaataataatttaaccaaatatcttaaacattgcagcggaaattatatcatagtcataaaacgttttggcacgcaggccccatcaaaacagttcaaatcataattcgtaacattataaaaataatatattagtcacgtaagagaatgaatcatgcataacataaaacctcatcccgttacgtatcagagcgacctaggcGACACGGTGAgacaaggccactcacaacagcacactaaacacgatcacctgcaagttacccatacgaagggcaacatttccaagcagaaggggtgagatttcataacaaaataatgttaatcaaagcaattcgaaatcataattaacattaacatcataatcattcttaaataactttgcgtattcaataaacaagtatcacgtattcacatattcaatcgtcatcaacaacatagcattatagacatgacaatgtgacaatgctcttagaatccttatatgcatgtggtaccaatcgtcatcataagtattaatatactttcatcgtgcggaggacaaagctcctaataaatcgtgcggaggacaaagctcctaataatcgtggtgaggactaagctcaatgaaatgctaatgcatggactcttatgaacaaaacatcgtaatcaacatatcaacatgcatccaataatttggagctaaacgtcatcatttcatcatatatatatagacattatgcacttagttaaataacagcagcagcacagtcaagtcacataacagtatgatatcattataccaatagcaaatcatttgcatcataattaaactcTCATGTCTTACATAATCGTTCAACACTTTattcatactcaattaatatcaacatatctggAACagctctacagactgcatttaacgtcatcattaggtctcattaccataagggggttcactcttgatcgaaacgtgcgacacagatcgcacaacacTCAAGGCACACTAACCTGgaattgctcgcgaggcgagaatccTTAATCGCCATGGCGATTAccaaacaattcccaaactaaagttgttatgggtctaatcttgccctacattcattcctaatcattactaggtatgtgcaggcactcaaggtccaactaaaaagtcgaaaacacaaaacctaacatgctctctgccttagctcgctatggcgagtaaggttgctcgccgtggcgagcgatgaatgtcgctacggccaggcttcctaatttcacaaaaatctgacgatccacatggttctaagcctagtattgattccaaagtttgtcctaaacataatctaaggtccaggaacactttctacaacagtttaatcaattcctaccgtttaatcatcaattttagggttttgacctagttttcgttttctccaattcaatcctatttcttgctaactaatcatcataattacattcaattaacagtactgagttattagtctcacccttaccttaattgcagaaatcgcagctctccctcttggtttctcttctcttggctttttctccaaaaacgtacgtacaatagtttttctaacaattaggtcttctactatttatatcttttcttaattacttatcttatctcactttctcccacaaaactatctaaaatatcaaaacagccctcaactaaatattttattttattttatttaataataaaataaatcctttaatcttatcaaatcttccaaaactcataactcatcataatatcaaccaaaccattaacatagtcgtaaatcattcaaatcatatcataatcatgcatatatcatatacttataatataatcgtctaaactcgattaaataaacaattaacgaaagtgggcgttacatcaGTCACCGCCATGGTCGCGATGCACCGTATCAACCACCACCATGCCGCAGTGCACTACATCGACGACCCAATCAACCACCAAATAAAGTCTTTGAAACACATCTGACCctaattttgaagtttttcttaaaaaaagatcTTTATAATTTGTAAACCCAAAAGCCCCAGTCGATTTGAGAtctaaggaaaaaataaaattcaacgGTCCCTTCGCACATCTTCTTTGTTTGATGTCTTAGTTTACTTATTTTAAAGTTTAGATGTAACTATTATATTTTGTTCCTTAGTTCAACTCGAGTCATCTTCattgttaatatatattgattattgAAGGTAAATTCATACGCTTATTTAATGGGTAATTTCAAGCtagaataaaaattgaaacagGGAAGGTAAATTAATGGCCAAATTAATGAACCGGATTTATGTCCAGAATTAAAGCAAgactaataattattttaaaaatggtaaaaacaattaagtttttagtcaaaaaattagagtaaattTAATTAGGAAGTAATTATAATAAGACTCGTGCTagtcacaccaaaaaaaaaacaagttacacccaaatttatttaaaattttacaataataccaaaattgccctcttcatgtaaatttttaaaaacccatcttttatgatcattctgaacccttaccccctttcatccacaaatcaccatagatgtgcaaccaatatctgaatcaacatctttgttattgatctgtattatattcataaatgttagtgaatttcatgaatttcattttcgatgagtttctatttgtttgttgtttgttttagtatgagatatgttcaatttaggttagtgtaaattcagtttacttacgttcaatctaggttaatgtaaattaagtttacttatgttcaatgtaaattaagtttacttatgtttaatttaggttaatgtaaatttagtttacttatgttcaatctaagttaatgtaaattcagtttacttacgttcaatctaggttagtgtaaattcagtttacttacgtgtatgtatataagaggttagtgtaaattcagtttacttacgttcaatctaggttaatgtaaattaagtttatttatgttcaatctaggttaatgtaaattcaggttaatgtaaattaagtttacttatgttcaatttaggttaatgtaaatttagtttacttatgttcaaagtaaattaagtttacttatgttcaatttaggttaatgtaaatttagtttacttatgttcaatctaggttaatgtaaattcagtttacttacgtgcatgtatataagaggttagtgtaaattcagtttacttacgttcaatctaggttaatgtaaattaagtttacttatgttcaatctatgttaatgtaaattcagtttacttatgttcaatttaggggtatattagtcattctggagttttttttggggtgtgactagcatcagtcttataataattaattaattaaatgttatTTCGGTTGTGTATGTGTATGTAGGTCCTTTATTAATTTAACGTGTTTTTAATATATCACATTTTATTTggactaatttttttataaaatgagtaaaataattcatcacaaattttaatgaattttaaaacaTCTATAAATTTATTTACATGTAATATAGGGGTGACATTGTAAATAAACACATAATATCAAATAAACCTACTAAAAAGGTAACTCATCTCTAATCTTGGCcattaaataaaatactaatataatcaactaagtaaataattatttgatatataatttatagatttttttttttgttatgcgggctaacgggctacccgcggcccattcaggctagccctaacgggtaccgggcttttaagggccgggctaaaaagccctattaaaattcgggctcaatattttaggcccaaaccctatatttattcgggctaaacgggccggcccattttgacagctctacacTTGAGTGTAGTTGCAAAGCATCAATTGTGATTTTTTGCATTTCgatcgaaaaatcaaaataattttaagctTATTTACGGAACTTGATCCTCTATATGTATTTGAGATTAATTATAATGGACTGACAATGTAAACAAACTTTACACTATCATCCAATTAAAATCGTTTAATTAGACACATCAgcttaattaaaaatagaaaaaatcaaataaaatatttctcaaTAAATACATTCTACCCATGTTTCTTATTTTCGACATTTCATGTAgctaaagaagaaaaaataatgtcCTGAGCATCTCTCTCTTCCCAAACCACCCGCTTCATTACATAAGGGAAATGTCTCTTCGTTAGAAAACCAAATTATAGACAATGAACTTGGAGACTTTCACCAATATATGTCCATAATTGGTTCTATGTTCAATTTTACACATTCTTACGGTTTTATTTGGATTTATCATATTTGGTGGCTCAATTCTTAATGATGTACTTGCCAACTTTGATACTGATCCTGTCATCCTGGCATACCTTATAGAAATCTACTCTACATCATTGTTTGAATCAGCTACACCTTTTATCTCATGTTTGTTTTCCCGGTTATCATCAACATGGGTAAAAGGCATTTATTGAcaaagattttatttgattttacatCAACATGTGTTGTTTTTGTAagagatgaattgttgttgttgaaaactTTGGTGTTTTAAGAAAAccttttcaattatttcaaaaactattttcaaGTGTCGGAAAGTGAGTGTATTCGACGTGTTTGAGCCTCGGGTTGAGCCTCTAATAATTTTGGATTAATAGGAAACTTAATTGGACGTTTTTGGGCGAAAAGTGGCGAAACCCATGGCCGGAAAACACGCGAAAACGCGCATTTTCGCGGCGCTACGTCTGAGGTAGGGCGTTGGGCGTCCACTCACAGAGCCAGCACTGCACTTCTGGCGCCCTGGACAGGACACCATGCTTGTTGTTACGTGTTCGGGTGTGTAGGGGTCCTATGCGCTTGTTTAAGTgtgttcttttgctgttttcatAGACATTGCTACTGGAACATATCTAGCTCTTTCAAACTTTGGATTTTataaatggtttgaaacttggATTTGTGTTTTTTCGGTTTTCGGAAATAATTGGAAAAGGGACTTTTTGTGAACAAAGATGATTACATACTTGTTCTACAGTTCCAGTGGACTTAGGAGGAGTATGTAAGGTTGGTGCAAAACAATGGTTGTTTTGGAGCTTGATTTCGGTAATATGGTGGCATATACGAACTTAGGATTTTTCTTAAGTGAACTTGAGGCTCTATAATTTATAAGTAGACTATGTTTATGATTATATGACTCTTTAAAATTAGTTGTGAGTGGTCTTAATGagtttttaacttgttttgcTATGAAAATGGAATTCTTTGTGAAAAAGGATAATGAGAGACGAACTTTGAGATTTTTAGAAATTCGACGTAGTTGGCTGGTGATACGCACATGTATACTTAACTACACTCATAAGTGATCTAAGAGTATACAAAGTTGAGGCACTTGACTTGGTTTATTTAGTTTTGGTTCAATTGTCTCAATTGTGTTAAAGTTGTAAAATGATAGACGAACTTTGTCGAAAATGATCTTTAAGATTGAATATCTTGCAAATCTTTTGTGAATAGTTTGACATGATTATATGAAGATGTATGAATGATTGataggtgttgaatatgatgtttatcatagtataataaatttatcatttactTGGATTGTGAGAATTGTATGAAATTGTTGAGTTGTAAGATGTAATTATTGTTggtgaatgcatatatgttaaATGATGGTGATAT belongs to Medicago truncatula cultivar Jemalong A17 chromosome 6, MtrunA17r5.0-ANR, whole genome shotgun sequence and includes:
- the LOC11408816 gene encoding putative F-box/LRR-repeat protein At5g41840 isoform X1, whose protein sequence is MKRCENLKSKLPDCIVSYIFSKLSMKDLVKTSTLSKQWLHEWGFRTDLNFDLQNMFHYNTIQELPKNFPLLQSQFATILDQFMMHYQGAMIHSIRVNFPLGDQHRDVIDKLISKGIAKGAKRIELLFSNETNYTTDFIFEGEPYKFPFTLLSDTYSLTHLHLEKCLLVAPMDFSGFKNLRTLVLHIIDVSQDMFRGLFSNCIHLVDFTLDNCNFISDIQITSSTLFHLNIVNCGISIQERKKIDISAPNLSSFQYSSCIDCQVHPIKIEAHMLSKFSFTGGEIFRIFKPVGFSGLKNVTTIVLDGLLECLCEFIVPKLFSKCCQLEDVTFKNCRIMYDLTITSRKLRHLKIIDCGYKHLTPDEITVVALNLSSFEYSGYTRELHVKAPRLLKVFWNATKEERYPHHLFGAIPRSRHVQNLAMIMMPSQIANLTKVLVQFQNLQQLELLIEGACDPNMDYFWILDIIMASQHLRKLSLTIRNSHVDGSHRQRREHGKFFHNYLKYVELRGCVCTMDVIELASHLLRNVNSLKQITFSSCDKFYIGAERWTKTSKYCCYDGNLIHEVLKDEVDEQCQLIIL
- the LOC11408816 gene encoding putative F-box/LRR-repeat protein At5g41840 isoform X2 encodes the protein MKRCENLKSKLPDCIVSYIFSKLSMKDLVKTSTLSKQWLHEWGFRTDLNFDLQNMFHYNTIQELPKNFPLLQSQFATILDQFMMHYQGAMIHSIRVNFPLGDQHRDVIDKLISKGIAKGAKRIELLFSNETNYTTDFIFEGEPYKFPFTLLSDTYSLTHLHLEKCLLVAPMDFSGFKNLRTLVLHIIDVSQDMFRGLFSNCIHLVDFTLDNCNFISDIQITSSTLFHLNIVNCGISIQERKKIDISAPNLSSFQYSSCIDCQVHPIKIEAHMLSKFSFTGGEIFRIFKPVGFSGLKNVTTIVLDGLLECLCEFIVPKLFSKCCQLEDVTFKNCRIMYDLTITSRKLRHLKIIDCGYKHLTPDEITVVALNLSSFEYSGYTRELHVKAPRLLKVFWNATKEERYPHHLFGAIPRSRHVQNLAMIMMPSQIANLTKVLVQFQNLQQLELLIEGACDPNMDYFWILDIIMASQHLRKLSLTKSTSVPQMANVAPVPFSPKDRDIQVHFCFNVFILWTSLAL